A genomic window from Chlorobium phaeobacteroides DSM 266 includes:
- a CDS encoding HNH endonuclease, whose product MKVKSSKKSRSDLANSLSAHLKSFGEKYEDIVICPTCLGEFSVKADQEKFSAGHILPEVAGGQEWTFICRSCNSRFGEKQDKWFGEYLHILNIPTGTFLDAKTKNKYISINGEVVRGDISVRDDGSVEVFVPIDRNPPGKVKSIPKGPKLELSFKPVLIDHENEIEIGYITAAYLIWFHEIGYNWVFQSSLDVVRKQILECDRSLNGAKVIDLDFDKSPVEGVGAVLQSDTLYPCCVVVDKLVVIGKQE is encoded by the coding sequence ATGAAAGTTAAGTCATCTAAAAAATCAAGGTCTGACTTAGCTAACTCCCTTAGCGCACATTTGAAGTCCTTTGGAGAAAAATACGAAGACATTGTTATCTGTCCTACGTGTTTAGGTGAGTTTAGTGTCAAAGCTGATCAAGAGAAATTTAGTGCCGGCCATATACTGCCAGAGGTGGCTGGGGGCCAAGAATGGACATTTATTTGTCGGAGTTGCAATAGTAGGTTTGGGGAAAAGCAAGACAAATGGTTTGGTGAATATTTGCATATATTAAATATCCCAACTGGCACTTTTTTAGATGCAAAAACTAAGAATAAATATATCTCCATAAACGGTGAAGTCGTTAGAGGAGATATAAGTGTAAGAGATGACGGTTCGGTGGAAGTATTTGTGCCTATCGATAGAAACCCGCCGGGAAAAGTAAAATCGATACCGAAAGGGCCAAAACTTGAACTTAGCTTTAAACCCGTACTAATTGATCATGAAAACGAAATTGAAATTGGTTATATTACTGCTGCGTATTTAATATGGTTTCATGAGATCGGGTATAACTGGGTTTTCCAAAGCTCATTAGATGTTGTTAGAAAGCAAATATTAGAATGTGATAGGAGCTTAAATGGAGCAAAAGTAATTGATTTAGATTTCGACAAATCTCCGGTAGAAGGAGTAGGCGCGGTTTTACAATCTGATACGCTATACCCTTGTTGTGTTGTCGTCGATAAGCTCGTTGTGATCGGAAAACAAGAATAA
- the istA gene encoding IS21 family transposase encodes MYNKVKEFAREGLSIRQISRKTGMDRVTVRKFLRMTDEEFSAFLALQKRRLRKLQPYEQFVKDRVTDYPDCSATQVEDWLKEHHPVFPEVTTRTIYSFVQWIRKAYDLPKPKGTPRAYHPVEQLPYGEQAQVDFGEYWMASADACKVKVHFMIMLLSRSRRKFVSFSQQPITTRFVLEAHEQAFSFFEGIPHTLVYDQDSTIVTDENRGAILYTEAFRKYLLHRSLKIHLCRKSDPESKGKIEAGVKYVKYNFLPGRRFVNLEVLNQEALLWLERTANAKEHATTRLIPDAEWQVEKQHLRPFEPLPYPISGTVGKEYHVRKDNTISYRGNFYSLPVGTYAGPGTLVVLEVRQNTLCLYAQEGRLLANHPIESGKGTVVINNNHRRDTSSKLRELQDSLMLLFTNQEHAERFLESIHNRYPRYSRDQFLHVRNAISGCQQKLIDDALAHCVDHHLFSSGEFHDILHHYRKQEEKQSHQAVFNTFRPKTLRSDMDRMLSFVPDSSGITTYENIFS; translated from the coding sequence ATGTACAACAAAGTTAAGGAATTTGCCCGAGAAGGATTAAGCATCCGCCAAATCAGTCGAAAGACGGGCATGGACAGAGTGACGGTGCGCAAGTTCCTCCGCATGACCGATGAGGAATTCAGTGCGTTTCTTGCTCTGCAGAAGCGGCGCCTCCGAAAATTGCAGCCTTATGAACAGTTCGTCAAGGATAGGGTTACCGACTATCCTGACTGCAGTGCAACTCAAGTTGAAGACTGGCTGAAGGAGCATCACCCTGTTTTTCCGGAGGTAACGACTCGAACGATCTACTCTTTTGTCCAGTGGATCCGAAAAGCCTATGATCTTCCAAAACCGAAAGGAACCCCTCGTGCCTATCATCCGGTCGAGCAACTTCCTTACGGAGAGCAGGCGCAGGTTGATTTCGGTGAGTACTGGATGGCGAGTGCTGATGCCTGCAAAGTGAAGGTGCACTTCATGATCATGCTGCTCTCCCGAAGCCGCAGGAAGTTTGTCAGCTTCAGCCAGCAACCGATTACGACCCGTTTTGTGCTTGAGGCTCATGAACAGGCATTTTCTTTTTTTGAGGGCATACCGCACACACTGGTCTATGATCAGGATTCCACCATTGTTACCGATGAGAACCGGGGTGCTATCCTCTATACTGAGGCATTCAGGAAATACCTGTTGCACCGCAGTCTGAAGATCCATCTCTGTCGGAAAAGCGATCCGGAAAGCAAAGGAAAAATCGAGGCCGGCGTCAAATATGTGAAGTACAACTTCCTGCCGGGGCGACGCTTCGTCAATCTTGAAGTCCTGAACCAGGAAGCGTTGCTCTGGCTTGAACGAACAGCCAATGCCAAGGAACATGCCACAACGCGGCTGATACCTGATGCTGAATGGCAGGTGGAGAAACAGCATCTTCGTCCTTTTGAACCCTTACCCTATCCGATTTCCGGTACTGTCGGTAAAGAGTATCACGTTCGCAAAGACAACACGATCTCGTATCGAGGGAATTTCTATAGCCTGCCGGTCGGCACCTATGCAGGGCCGGGGACACTGGTTGTGCTGGAAGTCAGGCAGAACACCCTTTGTCTCTATGCTCAAGAGGGCAGGTTGCTGGCCAATCACCCGATTGAGAGCGGCAAAGGCACCGTGGTGATCAACAACAACCATCGCCGTGATACCTCCTCCAAACTGCGAGAGTTGCAGGATTCGCTCATGCTGCTTTTCACCAATCAGGAACACGCGGAACGGTTTCTTGAAAGCATCCACAACCGTTATCCCCGATACAGTCGAGACCAGTTCCTGCATGTACGCAATGCCATCAGCGGATGCCAGCAGAAGCTGATTGATGATGCCCTCGCACACTGTGTCGATCATCATCTCTTTTCGTCCGGTGAGTTCCATGATATCCTGCACCATTACCGGAAGCAGGAGGAAAAACAGAGTCATCAGGCGGTGTTCAACACCTTCCGCCCGAAAACACTCCGAAGTGATATGGACAGGATGCTCTCGTTCGTGCCGGACAGCAGTGGCATAACCACCTATGAAAACATTTTCAGTTAA
- the istB gene encoding IS21-like element helper ATPase IstB: MERTITTIQEHARELNLTGLAGTVDLLLEEARKSEPSYSDFALTLLESELSCRRKAHLERRRKIANLPLLHDLDHYDSGVQNGISQVQLQQLRQLLWLDQNFNLILIGPSGTGKSYLAGGLCHEALKLGYHALFRTMDDLIQTIRFKEITAAAAREYKRLLSAHLLVIDDIMMFPLEKSVAVGLFQLVNQLHEQTSFIITTNKSPKEWAEMLGDEVLATALLDRLLYKCEVIKLTGKSYRLEHRTTIFEQQQSPEGGGNRRKKQLPLQKGVGNHCKMT, translated from the coding sequence ATGGAAAGAACCATTACCACCATACAGGAACACGCCCGAGAACTTAATCTCACCGGGCTGGCAGGAACCGTCGATCTCCTGCTCGAAGAAGCGCGCAAAAGCGAACCATCCTACAGTGATTTTGCGCTGACCCTGCTTGAAAGTGAACTCTCCTGCCGACGGAAAGCTCATCTTGAACGGCGCCGGAAAATAGCAAACCTTCCGTTGCTCCATGATCTTGATCATTATGACTCGGGAGTGCAAAACGGGATCAGCCAAGTCCAGCTCCAGCAGTTACGGCAACTGCTCTGGCTCGACCAGAACTTCAACCTGATCCTTATCGGGCCAAGCGGAACCGGCAAGAGCTATCTTGCTGGCGGGCTCTGCCATGAAGCGCTGAAACTCGGTTATCACGCACTGTTCCGCACCATGGATGACCTCATCCAGACTATCAGGTTCAAAGAGATTACAGCGGCGGCAGCAAGAGAGTACAAACGATTGTTGAGTGCGCATCTGCTGGTTATCGACGACATCATGATGTTCCCGCTGGAAAAAAGTGTTGCCGTCGGGCTGTTCCAGCTTGTCAACCAACTGCATGAACAGACATCATTCATCATTACCACCAATAAAAGCCCGAAAGAGTGGGCAGAGATGCTTGGCGACGAGGTTCTTGCGACGGCTCTGCTTGATCGGCTGCTCTACAAGTGCGAAGTCATTAAACTGACCGGCAAGAGCTACCGGCTCGAACACCGGACAACCATCTTCGAACAACAACAATCGCCGGAAGGAGGGGGCAATCGTAGAAAAAAGCAACTACCACTTCAAAAAGGAGTAGGAAATCATTGCAAAATGACGTAA
- a CDS encoding toll/interleukin-1 receptor domain-containing protein yields MQDKRLTYTKSDAADRLYEGYNRLLADSDPEVILPLVQHMASEVFPDFTAMQAFYSFACMEEKRFLKKAEVIELIPKYWSKVPEDMRPDIKYFLENIALAPRVFISYSHDSQQHKAWVLKLATHLSQAGIDIVFDQWDIEPGSDVALFMEQGIEKSDRVVLVITEKYVEKTKRNDSGTGYERMIITGQLAQELDTHKFIPITRQTLGKIKLPVFLGNRLYVDFSDDELFEDSCHRLLRTLHGEPEVARPSVGPNPFLKQRHEAAQQSTHSSSDSQNNSTISASDDEILTE; encoded by the coding sequence GTGCAAGATAAGCGATTGACTTACACGAAATCAGATGCAGCAGATCGGTTGTACGAAGGCTACAATCGGCTTTTGGCCGACTCTGACCCAGAGGTCATTCTCCCGCTCGTTCAACATATGGCCTCGGAAGTATTTCCCGATTTCACCGCAATGCAAGCGTTCTACTCTTTCGCGTGTATGGAGGAAAAACGATTCTTAAAGAAAGCCGAAGTTATTGAGTTGATACCTAAATACTGGTCAAAAGTGCCAGAAGATATGAGGCCAGACATCAAGTATTTCCTTGAAAATATTGCTTTGGCACCCAGAGTATTCATTAGCTACAGTCACGACTCCCAACAGCACAAAGCTTGGGTTTTAAAGTTGGCAACACATTTATCCCAAGCAGGAATCGATATTGTCTTTGATCAGTGGGATATTGAGCCTGGCAGTGATGTAGCTCTATTTATGGAGCAAGGCATTGAAAAGTCAGATCGAGTAGTTCTCGTTATTACAGAAAAGTACGTCGAGAAAACAAAGCGCAACGATAGTGGCACTGGCTACGAAAGGATGATAATTACCGGACAACTTGCACAAGAGTTGGATACTCATAAGTTTATCCCAATTACACGACAAACATTGGGCAAAATAAAGCTGCCTGTATTTTTGGGAAATCGTTTATATGTTGATTTTTCTGACGATGAACTTTTTGAGGACTCATGTCACCGTTTGCTTCGCACACTGCACGGAGAGCCAGAGGTAGCGAGACCTTCTGTAGGTCCCAACCCTTTTTTAAAGCAACGCCATGAGGCAGCCCAACAGAGTACTCATTCAAGTTCTGATTCTCAGAATAATTCCACTATCTCTGCTTCTGATGATGAGATATTGACAGAATGA
- a CDS encoding CPBP family intramembrane glutamic endopeptidase: MTTISNSEPGIARSILSSPPARVLVLGFILLVMMGLNTDVMTSYAGEPAKSVLHIMALAIAGISVYLGYAYFIEERDVYELAVPGMGRELGIGLLIGAGLYALSELILMALGIYRIDGLNPLSYMVPAIAMAQSSGIYEELLFRGVLFRSVETWLGSWAALVVSSLVFGLTHLMNPHATIEGALFIAVEAGILLAAAYMLTHRLWLSMGFHVAWNYTQSAIFSGIVSGNEASQGLVRSTIKGPDFLTGGSFGVESSVLALLLCTTTGIVMLVMASKRGNIVPPVWKRAA; encoded by the coding sequence ATGACTACAATTTCCAATTCAGAACCCGGCATCGCACGCAGCATCCTCAGTTCGCCGCCTGCGCGCGTGCTGGTGCTTGGATTTATCCTGCTGGTGATGATGGGTCTGAACACTGATGTGATGACCAGCTATGCGGGAGAACCGGCCAAGTCTGTACTGCACATTATGGCGTTGGCCATCGCAGGCATCTCGGTGTATCTCGGTTATGCATACTTTATCGAGGAGCGTGACGTCTACGAACTGGCCGTGCCGGGCATGGGCCGCGAACTCGGTATCGGCCTGCTCATCGGTGCAGGCCTGTACGCCCTCAGTGAGCTGATTCTGATGGCCCTCGGCATCTACCGCATCGATGGCTTGAACCCGCTGAGCTACATGGTCCCGGCGATCGCTATGGCGCAGAGCTCGGGTATTTATGAGGAGTTGTTGTTTCGCGGCGTGCTGTTTCGCTCGGTTGAGACGTGGTTAGGCAGTTGGGCAGCCCTTGTGGTGTCTTCGCTCGTTTTCGGTCTGACCCACCTGATGAATCCGCATGCCACGATCGAGGGGGCATTGTTCATCGCCGTCGAAGCGGGCATCCTGCTTGCTGCGGCTTATATGCTGACGCACCGGCTGTGGTTGAGCATGGGCTTCCATGTGGCGTGGAACTACACGCAGTCTGCCATTTTCTCGGGTATCGTCTCAGGAAACGAAGCCTCGCAGGGTTTGGTCAGATCCACCATCAAGGGCCCCGATTTTTTGACCGGAGGCAGCTTCGGCGTCGAATCGTCAGTGCTTGCGCTACTCCTGTGCACCACTACCGGAATCGTGATGTTGGTCATGGCGTCAAAGCGCGGAAATATCGTGCCGCCAGTCTGGAAGCGCGCAGCCTGA
- a CDS encoding (2Fe-2S) ferredoxin domain-containing protein translates to MQKQREMPYVAHVFVCTNDRGGEKKSCADNNSQLTKARLKQAVDEKGWRGKVRISTSGCMGLCSNGSHVMIYPQKVWFSGVLPDDVDEIVSAIERILADD, encoded by the coding sequence ATGCAGAAACAACGTGAAATGCCTTACGTCGCTCATGTTTTTGTTTGCACCAATGACCGTGGGGGAGAAAAAAAATCGTGTGCAGATAATAACAGTCAGCTTACAAAAGCCAGGTTAAAACAGGCTGTTGACGAGAAAGGCTGGAGAGGGAAGGTCAGGATTTCAACATCAGGATGTATGGGGCTTTGCAGCAACGGTTCTCATGTGATGATTTACCCTCAGAAGGTATGGTTTTCTGGGGTTCTCCCTGATGATGTGGATGAAATTGTGTCTGCCATCGAACGTATCCTGGCTGATGACTGA
- a CDS encoding type II toxin-antitoxin system mRNA interferase toxin, RelE/StbE family, whose protein sequence is MLIQPSAVRNGPNTIDHPMIGTLNDCRDCQIKPDLILIYRRAEDNDRVGVT, encoded by the coding sequence ATGCTCATCCAGCCTTCAGCTGTAAGGAATGGGCCCAATACTATCGATCACCCCATGATCGGCACGTTGAACGATTGCCGTGATTGCCAGATCAAGCCTGACCTGATTTTGATCTACCGTAGAGCCGAAGACAACGATCGAGTGGGAGTAACCTGA
- a CDS encoding nucleotidyl transferase AbiEii/AbiGii toxin family protein, translated as MNNISINISGRIDPERVTLLRDIKEVADGLAIHFFVVGAFARDLNFEHIHHIPAPRVTEDIDIGVEVADWETFRYLTDSLIDRDILKPTKSAHRFTGNSPAIVVDIIPYGGISNELKKISWPPDHRIIMSMLGFEEAFQSAMAVCLETEPLLEILVPSVPALTVMKIISWNDAYPNRNRDARDILFILENYHVIVSEYLYEPPAVLLEEEAFDLCLASVRLLGRKIAQLCSKITKETIVIILDRESEENGEVKMLSQMGSAGSFQTKQFENSLKLLKKLLQGIREETTKV; from the coding sequence ATGAACAATATCTCGATCAATATTTCCGGCAGGATTGATCCAGAGAGAGTAACGCTTCTCAGGGATATCAAGGAAGTTGCCGATGGGCTTGCTATACATTTCTTCGTAGTGGGCGCTTTTGCTCGCGACCTGAACTTTGAACACATTCATCACATCCCTGCCCCTCGAGTGACAGAAGACATCGATATTGGCGTCGAGGTAGCTGATTGGGAAACATTCCGGTATTTAACTGATTCCCTGATTGATCGTGATATTCTAAAGCCTACGAAATCAGCTCACCGCTTCACAGGCAACTCACCTGCTATTGTTGTAGATATCATACCCTATGGAGGGATTAGCAATGAACTGAAAAAAATCAGTTGGCCTCCTGATCACAGGATCATCATGAGCATGCTCGGATTTGAAGAAGCTTTTCAATCAGCAATGGCGGTATGTCTTGAGACCGAGCCTCTGTTGGAAATACTGGTACCTTCCGTTCCTGCGCTAACTGTCATGAAAATCATCTCCTGGAACGACGCATATCCAAATCGAAATCGGGATGCCCGTGACATTCTCTTCATTTTGGAAAACTATCACGTTATTGTCTCAGAATACCTCTACGAACCTCCTGCCGTCTTGCTCGAAGAAGAAGCATTCGATCTTTGCTTAGCTTCCGTTCGATTGCTCGGAAGGAAAATAGCACAGTTGTGCAGTAAAATTACAAAAGAAACAATCGTGATAATCCTTGACCGTGAATCTGAAGAAAATGGGGAAGTCAAGATGCTCAGCCAAATGGGAAGTGCTGGTTCTTTTCAGACAAAACAATTTGAGAATTCCCTGAAACTCCTGAAAAAGCTTCTTCAAGGAATTCGAGAGGAAACAACCAAAGTCTAA
- a CDS encoding type IV toxin-antitoxin system AbiEi family antitoxin encodes MNKENIEHKFADNEGIILHQAMEALAVIAPLDYVVEPATYLRDQEYDYLVKGIVFGKKFVWCVNIKTRLTRTGEMQLLIGKDKALHPLLLVTGYVPPEAADRLRSIGIEFIDKAGNMFINQPPLLIFVKGNKPEKEKNTMPGTRLFKGVGLKIVYLLLCRPDLVNSSYRDLSEMTGVALGTVNTTITELLMKDFILDMGKRGKKILNRKKLFERWVEAYPDYLKPKLFLGRFHGDEFWWKNTNLDPASAQWGGEIAASKLTGYLKPGSAALYTDKKFLTDLVITNRLKKDPQGNVEIFERFWPMDYGFGDLDTTHPIIIYADLLAIGDQRTTETAKMIYEQYLDQYFRQD; translated from the coding sequence ATGAACAAAGAAAATATCGAACATAAATTCGCCGACAATGAAGGAATAATCCTTCATCAGGCTATGGAAGCCTTGGCAGTAATAGCACCACTGGATTATGTGGTCGAACCCGCAACATATCTCCGAGACCAAGAATACGACTATCTTGTAAAAGGAATAGTTTTTGGAAAAAAGTTTGTCTGGTGCGTCAACATTAAAACTCGTCTCACCAGGACAGGTGAAATGCAGCTTCTGATCGGAAAAGATAAAGCGCTACATCCGTTGTTGCTTGTGACCGGATACGTTCCGCCCGAGGCCGCTGATAGATTGCGGAGCATAGGCATCGAGTTTATCGACAAGGCAGGAAACATGTTCATTAACCAACCCCCGCTGTTGATTTTCGTTAAAGGCAATAAACCTGAAAAAGAAAAAAACACCATGCCCGGCACCCGTCTTTTCAAGGGAGTTGGGCTGAAGATTGTCTATCTCCTTTTATGCAGACCGGATCTCGTCAACAGTTCTTATCGTGATCTTTCAGAAATGACCGGTGTCGCTTTGGGAACGGTAAACACGACCATAACCGAACTGCTCATGAAAGACTTCATCCTCGACATGGGCAAAAGAGGGAAAAAAATCCTGAACAGGAAAAAGCTCTTTGAACGGTGGGTTGAGGCATATCCTGATTACCTGAAACCAAAACTGTTTTTGGGTCGGTTCCATGGTGATGAGTTCTGGTGGAAAAACACTAATCTCGATCCTGCCTCCGCGCAATGGGGCGGAGAGATAGCCGCTTCGAAACTCACCGGCTACCTTAAGCCTGGCAGCGCAGCACTCTATACCGACAAAAAATTCCTGACGGATTTGGTTATTACTAACAGGCTGAAAAAAGATCCTCAGGGAAATGTTGAAATTTTCGAACGATTCTGGCCAATGGACTATGGGTTCGGCGATCTTGACACGACGCATCCGATCATCATCTACGCTGATCTTCTTGCGATAGGGGACCAAAGAACCACGGAAACTGCAAAAATGATCTATGAACAATATCTCGATCAATATTTCCGGCAGGATTGA
- a CDS encoding BrnT family toxin — MVTATANNPEETRYVTTATIGEKFYTVVWTWRANARRIISFRRARDVEERAYRQIHG, encoded by the coding sequence ATGGTTACGGCCACGGCAAATAATCCCGAGGAGACTCGCTATGTGACCACGGCCACAATCGGCGAGAAATTTTACACTGTAGTTTGGACATGGCGGGCCAATGCCCGCCGGATTATTTCATTCAGGAGGGCTCGAGATGTCGAGGAAAGAGCGTATCGTCAGATACACGGATAA
- a CDS encoding BrnA antitoxin family protein, which produces MSRKERIVRYTDKELESMQVHGQDKSDWKSAAAISGKEIEAAVAGDEDETGMHIDWSSISAEPPRPKAVLNMRVDYDVLEFFRSQGKGYQKKINAVLRSYVEQKQRH; this is translated from the coding sequence ATGTCGAGGAAAGAGCGTATCGTCAGATACACGGATAAAGAGTTGGAGAGCATGCAGGTGCATGGCCAGGACAAGAGCGATTGGAAAAGCGCTGCGGCCATATCGGGCAAGGAGATTGAGGCAGCCGTTGCCGGTGATGAAGATGAGACTGGAATGCACATTGACTGGTCAAGCATTTCGGCAGAACCTCCACGCCCCAAGGCAGTGCTGAACATGCGTGTTGACTATGATGTTCTGGAGTTTTTCCGAAGCCAGGGCAAAGGCTACCAGAAAAAAATCAACGCAGTCTTGCGCTCTTACGTTGAGCAAAAGCAACGTCATTGA
- a CDS encoding BrnT family toxin yields the protein MKRINWNTEKSLVLKASRGICFEDVIFFVERGEILDDYLHPNQEVYPGQRIMVIGMTNYAYLVPYVENEEELFLKTIIPSRKATQQYFGEKHES from the coding sequence ATGAAAAGAATCAATTGGAACACGGAAAAGAGCCTGGTACTCAAAGCATCACGGGGAATCTGTTTCGAGGATGTAATTTTCTTTGTTGAAAGGGGTGAGATATTGGACGACTATCTACATCCCAACCAGGAGGTATACCCTGGACAACGAATCATGGTCATCGGTATGACCAATTACGCATATCTCGTACCTTATGTTGAGAATGAGGAAGAGTTGTTTCTGAAAACCATTATCCCGAGCAGGAAGGCTACTCAGCAATATTTTGGAGAAAAACATGAAAGCTAA
- a CDS encoding antitoxin, whose amino-acid sequence MKAKLTKEEKEILDSFEKGEWVPVADLSKRRKELAEYAGNSLKKDKRLNIRISERDLTELQRKAIKEGLPYQTYVASIIHKFINGTLVDGAAKDG is encoded by the coding sequence ATGAAAGCTAAACTAACCAAAGAAGAGAAGGAAATACTGGATAGCTTTGAAAAAGGTGAATGGGTTCCTGTTGCCGACCTTTCAAAAAGAAGAAAAGAGTTGGCCGAGTACGCTGGTAATTCATTGAAAAAGGATAAGAGGCTGAATATTCGGATTTCTGAAAGAGACCTCACTGAGTTACAAAGAAAAGCCATCAAAGAAGGTTTGCCGTACCAGACTTATGTAGCAAGTATTATTCACAAGTTCATTAACGGAACACTGGTTGATGGAGCCGCAAAAGATGGATAA
- a CDS encoding nucleotidyltransferase substrate binding protein, translated as MSNQDISWIQRYRYYVQAFGQLDRAVELARQRPLTELEQQGLIQSFEYTHELAWNTLKDFLENKGVQPLYGSKDTTREAFKRGLIEDGEIWMQMINSRNLTSHTYNQEIADEIAEAIRIHYHAAYRTLVDTLEPLTSERPE; from the coding sequence CTGAGCAATCAGGATATCAGCTGGATTCAGCGCTACAGATATTACGTACAGGCGTTCGGGCAACTCGACAGGGCCGTTGAACTTGCACGGCAGCGTCCGTTGACCGAACTTGAACAGCAGGGCCTGATCCAGTCTTTCGAGTACACTCACGAGTTGGCCTGGAATACCTTGAAGGATTTTCTGGAAAACAAGGGCGTTCAGCCGCTTTATGGATCGAAAGATACGACCAGAGAGGCCTTCAAACGGGGATTGATCGAAGATGGTGAAATATGGATGCAGATGATCAACAGCCGGAATCTGACATCACATACCTATAATCAGGAAATTGCCGATGAAATCGCAGAGGCAATCCGCATTCATTATCATGCCGCCTACCGCACGCTTGTTGATACACTTGAACCGCTTACCAGTGAGAGGCCGGAATGA
- a CDS encoding nucleotidyltransferase domain-containing protein: MKYGLDDTTIARIHGVIARYGQVDKAILYGSRAKGNYRAGSDIDLTLVGGHDLNLTVLYRIMDDIDDLLLPYTFDISLLHSISDRDVLDHIKMVGKVFYEKTQTSQFF, translated from the coding sequence ATGAAATATGGACTCGATGATACGACCATTGCGCGCATTCATGGCGTGATTGCACGCTACGGGCAGGTTGACAAAGCCATACTTTACGGTTCCAGAGCCAAAGGAAATTACAGGGCAGGTTCGGATATCGATCTGACTCTCGTTGGTGGCCATGATCTGAACCTGACCGTTCTGTATCGGATAATGGATGATATTGACGATCTGCTCCTGCCTTATACCTTCGATATTTCACTGTTGCATTCCATTTCCGACCGGGATGTGCTCGATCACATAAAAATGGTCGGCAAGGTGTTTTATGAGAAAACACAGACAAGCCAGTTCTTTTGA
- a CDS encoding SDR family oxidoreductase, giving the protein MRVNCVSPVFFEPKHPLRQEYSREFPVKRLASLGEVASAFLWLMGNPYVTGNVSIVDGGARLI; this is encoded by the coding sequence GTGCGGGTCAATTGCGTGAGTCCGGTCTTTTTCGAACCAAAACATCCCTTGCGGCAAGAGTACTCTCGCGAATTTCCTGTCAAACGGCTGGCTTCGTTGGGCGAGGTTGCATCCGCATTCTTGTGGCTTATGGGAAACCCATACGTTACAGGCAACGTAAGTATTGTGGATGGCGGTGCGAGGTTGATTTGA